Genomic window (Enoplosus armatus isolate fEnoArm2 chromosome 22, fEnoArm2.hap1, whole genome shotgun sequence):
CCGTGATCTCAGATTACAGATATTAGCCCAGATCCTCTAGTGTTTGATTGTTTCATATCAGTGCACGGCCTGAGGGACTGCCAGAGTTTACCCCATATGATATCCTCAGTGGCCCTCGGTGtctttatttacatacagtattttgcacGCAAACGGGAACACTGGAAACTGAATCTTgtgtctgaaaacacaaagcaggaaTGAACTCTACACCTCCACCGAGAGAAAGCAGTACTCCTACCCTCACCTTTCTGCTTTAATGTCTACCAAATCGCTTAAGAACACAAAGTCCTTGTAGTGGCTCCATCGAATGGAAGGGTAATATTTGCTCATGTCTGAGTACAGTTTATAATGGCAGTAACATTCAAGCATTGTTACATACCTGAATACCTGGGATAATCTGGATACTTACATACCCCAATGTACATATTTGTCTCCTCTGACAAAGGCAGCTGGTCGGTGATGTGTCAGGTAGTACAAGGATGCAGGCTCCTGTTTGCATTTCAACATACGATACAAGGGTGGTaggaaaatgaaatgtcttaaAAAGGCCACCTCAAGCTCCTCGGGCTGATTTGATTCGGTCCTAAACAACAATCATATGTTATATAAAACAGGTTTAATGCGAcgtggaaacacaaacaaggtgTTTTGCATAAAGCTGAAtcttgacaaacaaaaaaacccactaaaAGTGAATTATAGTATTTTACCATGTCGAAACCAGACAGTACTGAAAGTCTGATTTGTTCAATGTGCGATCTCAAGGAtgaaaaacatgatttaaattTTGTCTTCTATTGTCCTTCTTAATGGGAATTACAGAATACTTTGTTTAGTTAGATAAATGTACGAAACATTTAAATTAGCCAGTTTTACTTTTAGAAAGCTGAAGAGATGAGAAAATGCCATATCTCACCATAAACTTTAGACTTttagcatttcttttctttatgctGCTATTCTGTGTACAATTGCAAACCATTTGACCATTTGCAAATAAATATGTTATTTGAAAGTATACAGAAGCATATATAATGTTTCTTCTTGAGGAAAATGcatgttatatatgtatttctttttatgtttgatgAATAGTGTCTTGTAATCCGTTGGGCCAAATGTTtggcaagaaataaaaaacaaactaatttaCTAACTAAATATtcaggttttgtgttttcataaatGGCATGTCACTTTTTGagcaaaattattttttggCCTAAATCAGCTCTTTGTGATGCTGGCCACCTCTGGTAAAGTCACCTAAGCCCTTACTTGAAAGGATCATGCTCTTTTTACCCTGTAAGACAATGGCCTATGTCAAGAGTGTGACTTaggccattttattttgacttagGCCATTTAACAAGCTTTCATGATGGCAGCTGCCTCATAGTCAGGCAAATCAAGATGACCAAGAATTCAGGGGATAATCTGAATAGAAATGGGATAGGAACAAAAAACCAACAGAGAAGTGAGGAGAGGGACATGCCTCCTCAGCATTTGATGGACctgacatttgtttaatttagctTGGAGTGATTTAAGTTTTGAGTTTGCTTTATGGAATAAAAGGACAGTTAAGAGTCCAGTTTTAAAAAGCTGTCACAACAGTATGTTGGAAATGggaaaggttaaataaaaatccaGCAAAGAAGAGCTGGAGAAGTGAGGAGAAGGACTGCCTCCTCAGCATTTGATTTATCAGACATTTGTATAATTTAGTTAAGAGTGATTTAAGTTTTGAGTTTGCACTAGGGAATTAAAGGGCGGTTTAAGCCAGGTTTAAAATGGCCTAAGTCACAAAGGCATGTTCAGAAAATGGCCTAAgtcactttattcttttattttacataattgaCAAACAACATTCATTGTATACCAACAGTCATCTACTGTCAAGAcctttttgtgtgaaatgattaataaacatcatatgttctgtatttggtgaagttttttgtgttttcccaaaAACTAGAAAATATGGCTTATGCCATTAGTTTAATAGGGTGACGATATGCTTCCTGACATCTTGTAGCAGGAAGCCAAAGGCATAATAGGATACAAAGGGAACATGATATGGATTAAATGAACCCTGAAAGATTTTCCTttagagagacaaaaaaatcaGGTTCTCAGCATTTTCAAGCCTAAATAAACAGACTTTGTCAGACATGTTCTTAGTAGAGAGGCTGAACAATATTGTTGCAGTGTACAACAGTGGTGTTGTACctgacctgtctgtcagtcctgtTCCAGTTACCTGTAGAGTACTACAGGTTTTCTATCCTCCCATGTAACTACACCTAATGGTAAACACCTTGCATCCCAGGTGTAATGCAATGACAGCAGCATGAAAACCAGGAGGGAAAACTACACCTCTTGCCAATCTGGTGTGAACCTCAGGATATCAGATAACAAAGCCATGGTGCGCCAAAATGTGTGAGTGcatttgtgtaagtgtgtgtgtgtgtgacgagggggtggggagaaagagggaggagagagaacacCTGAAATCAGAGGTAGGagcttttcttccttttccttacaaaacacagcacatgaCATGCACAGAAGCACCAAGATGAGATCTGGCTGGATTAAAGGATCACTTCTGGCCTCTGCCGTGGCCGCGGCTCTGCTGTACCTCGGCTCCATTAAGAAGGAGGTCCACACCCACTCGGAGAGGCTCCAGAGGGCCCACCACAATGACTCCATCAGGGGTCAGGGAATGCTCAAGAGGATGGACAAGATGGAAACAGACATCGACCGGCTACGTGAGTCAAAGTCAGCTggttctgtcttcttcttctttttaaatcaaagtataGATTTAGGTGTCAACTAAATAAACTTGATTTTAAGATACTTTGGTTTGGcgatttgcaggtcaaaagatgTAGATGTCTTGATTAAAATCTGGGCTAAATCTGGCTGAAGTGTAAAGTTTTCTTTTAGACATTTAGGTTATATATGACAGTTTTGCTTTCAACACATAAGTGACCTGCTTCACATTCAAAACCATTAAAATGCTCTCAAAACAATGGTTATATTGAATTACATTGAAAAtatccgaccaacagtccaaagtcCAAAGATGCTCAGTCgactatcatatatgacaaagtaaagcagcaaatcctcacatttgaaactGGTGAATCTTTTCAACCAAATACAGCCCAGTTTTAACTAGTCTGACTTGCAAATCaccaaataaatacacatgttgaacacaacaaacaatTTTCACATTAGGTGAACTTGTGTTCTTTGAGTCAGCAGGTAATTCAGCTGCATGCGCTACTGATTTCACCAgtgcaaagacaaacactgatATTTGTTAATTAAATAGGGCATGCTTTATTTCAGGGAGGAGCACATGTTTGTTCAGCCATTCGTCATTCACTTTGCATAGAAAGCAGAATAACACAAACGGATCAAGCAAACACTCGGCTACTCTCTTCTGTTGACAGTCAATCTGATGAATAAACTTGAAAAGAAGGAACCAGCGCCACAGAAGAACGCGGaggtgaagaaggagaggaaggtggtGAGGAAGTTGTACCCGAACTCGGCTCTGTTCAGCAAGTGGGGTGATGAGCtctcagaggaggagcagaaggaggcTGAGAAGTTGTTCCAGAGATACGGCTACAACGCCTTCCTCAGTGACAGGCTGCCTCTCAACAGGGAGATCCCTGACACCAGGCCCTCCAGGTGATTAGCACTTCCTGTAGGAACTAATACAACTGTAACCACACATGGTTCACACACAATGAGCTGCTTTATGATGTCTGTTCAGTTTGAATTCACATTCCTTTTACAAATCTGCTCTAAAATGTGAAGTCAATtcataatgaatgaattttgGCCAGATATtgtcataaaacatgttaatgtgaACTGATATATGACAGAAGAAAGTCTGTTTTACTACTTTCAATGACTATGAAGCAAGTGGGTACacttaacatttaacattaacacagctgaatgaatgtggggttggttttttttttacacaattttagcattttaatCTATATACCTTGATTAAATTGCTTAAATCATCAGTGGTTGATTGTTTATGTGAGTGAGATTAAAGCTAAAATGATTAACAGAAAATTCATTGGCAATAAtttgataatcaatcaataGTATATGTCAAGCAGAAATTGCAAAAGACTTCTCAACTTTtcatatttgaacattttctgattgtcttttatgataataaactaaatatcttttggCAAGCAATATGAATTTGTCAATTAATGCATCAAAAGAGTTCGGAGGATATAACATCTATTACTGaagtttttaatcaaaaatcTGAATTTTTCTCCCTCACAGGTGTGCTGAGAAAAAGTACCCCGAGGATCTGCCTACCATCAGCGTTGTGTTAATCTACCTGGATGAAGCTCTTTCTGTCATCAAAAGGGCCATCCGCAGCATCATAGACAAGACGCCAGCTCGGCTGCTGAAAGAAATCATTCTGGTGGATGATCACAGCAGTAACGGTAGGCTGACCTGCCGTGACAGAATCCTGTTTGTGGCTCACAATTTATTATCAAGATATGGTAGATTATTCTGAGATGTGCAAAGTGGTAGTTGGGGATATTTCAGATGTTTGCATCAGAGATTTCTGCTGCCAACCCAATACAATGGTGGAatctcatttttcatttgcatttaacaAATCTGGTGTTTTGATCGAGGTCTTTTTAAAGGCCTTGTACACTCTGTATCCTGGCTGATTAGACTTCTGCTCAGGTGCAGCTATGCTGGGTACTACATGAGTGGTAAATGTGTAAATTGTTCCGCCCTGAAAGAGCTTTCTGAAATCTACGTTAATCTTACTAAGTTACTGCTACTAATTTCAGTATTTTGagtgaaccaaccctttaagGGTATTTGTGACTCAGCAATGAGAGACTGGTTGGTTGATATGGCCTACTGATTGCCAAAGGTTTACCTAAACTGAGTCTACAGCTCAGATTACTAAAACGGTCTTTACTTTGCGCAGAGGATTTAATGGAGAAACTGGATGAATACATCAGCTCCATCCACGAGGAGTGTCCAGGCCTGGTGAAGAAAGTCAGGCACTCGGAGCAGCTCGGCCTCACCCAGGCCAGACTGTCCGGATGGAGGGCTGCTGTAGGGGACGTGGTGGCCATCTTAGACGCTCACATAGAAGTCCATGTACAATGGTCTGTTTAAGTGCTGAGTTGTCACTGTTCAATTGTCTTTGAGTGTTGCTGCGCTACAGTGGCGATACGCCTGTCATCACACTTTTTGATTCTGTCAAGTCAAGTAACCGTTAAACTATGACTGTGTGTTATCAGGGCAGAGCCGTTGTTGGCTCGCATTAAAGAGGATCGCACCGTGATTCTGACACCAGTGTTTGACAAAGTCAATTTTGATGACTTGACACTGATTCCCTACATACCAGCGGCGGATGCCTTTGACTGGGCCCTGTGGTGCATGTACGAGTCCTTCAGACCCGAGTGGTACACTTTAAAGGACGAGTCACAACCTGGCAAGTAAGTTCCAGTTTAAAcattcacccaaatcacaaaaaacataCCTAAATgctataattacattttgaggaaaattttcattttcttcgtgagagttagatgagaagatcaataccactcatATCTGCTCCTTtttaatatgaagctggagctaGGAGACAGTTGGCTGTGACTAGCTAGCgagtcactgctcccagccaagaaagtCAGGCACATAACCCCCAATAAAACctcaatttgtcatttttacactttggtttttgtacaaattaaacaaagtgaactttagaggtgctggtaggcagatttgtATTTatctttagacagagccaggcaagctgtttcccctgtttccagtctagctaatgctaagttaagctaacgtACCGCTGGCTGTAGATTTAACCAAcatatatgagagtggtatcaatctttcCATCTAATGCTTGTCAAAAAAGTGAATTATCTTTTGGACAATTTaattttaaaggtatttttgACTACATCGGGCTAAACCTTTCAATCGGTTTGTGTGACACAGTATACTGCACAAGCTGGTGCTATCgaaaacattattaaacaaAATTGAGCTATATTTCAGAGTGACCTGTCACactcctctttgttttcaaaACCTCTTACTTTTTATCTCAAAAGTCCTCAAGATCCTcaagatatctcaaaacctcagcaaatgaaaacaaatctattctattctaatatatatatatatattagaatagaatatatgaaatatattatatGACTTTGGGGAACTGACCCGTTAATCACTCTAATTACTCATATCTAAAATGCACGTGAATGTGgtaacagctgtgttttaagTTATTGCAAATTCTTAATGTGATAAATGATGTCCTCAGGAGCCCCTCCATCATGGGGATTCTTGTAGCTGATCGCAAGTTCTTTGGAGAGATCGGAAGCCTTGATGGTGGAATGAAAATATATGGCGGTGAGAATGTGGAGCTCGGCATCCGGGTAAGATTTTCAGGATGTTTGAAAGTGACTAAAACACTGTAATTAacaatgttggtctgtctgtcaaTTTTCCTCTTTggttcaaactgaaatatctgaatTATTTCATGGTTGCCATTAgattttatacagacattcatggtctccagatgATGTCTCTGAAAAACCTACTTATACTTAGTCATATAATACTCCTgtttagcatcagcatgttattattgttattgggggcatgtttgtgtcaaactgcagcctcacaaAGATGTTGGCATGGCTGTTTAATTTAGTTCCTGATCATTTCTGTGTGGCTGTTTGTTGTCCTTGTGTTTTGCATTAGTTTCTCTCAACAATCTAAACCATAAAAGGTAACTGAAGGAACTAAGATAAAATGTGATCTGTATCCTTGTTGTTAATCTGTCTAGGATGTTTAACTGCCCTAATGTATGCTGAAATATGCTGAGGACAAagaatgaaatgtttgtctgtgtgtatatgagcATTAGTGTGCAGTGTGCATGTTGCTTTGGACTTTGGAAGAAAGTTCGTGCAATGTTCATTTTTGCTAGAAATAAGCTAAAAGCCCTtaaaatctgctttttaaacatttgagcTTTGTGTTTTGGCAGGTGTGGCTATGTGGAGGAAGCGTAGAAGTTATACCTTGCTCTAAAATTGCCCACATTGAACGGGCCATCAAGCCTTACCTCCCAGACTTGAGTGTAATGGTAAAGCGTAATGCACTGAGGGTGGCAGAGGTGTGGCTGGATGAATATAAGTACAATGTCAACATTGCCTGGAACCTTCCCCTAGAGGTAAGGGATGACGCCTCATTACTCACATAAATCACAACTTCTTTCACTCTATTACACAAATTAGGCTTCTTATAAAAGTGTTCTGCAGGATATGTGTAACCGTGCAAACACTTACTTATCAAAACgtttttgtggcttttttaTCTTGGTGTTTCCCACAGAATCATGGGATAGACATTGGGGATGTGTCCGAGAGGaaaaagctgagagagaggcTTAATTGTAAGCCTTTTAAATGGTATCTGGATAATGTTTACCCCATGCTGGACCCTCTGCATGACCTGCTAGGTTATGGAGCTGTGAGTAGAAACCATATCACTTGTGACCAGGCTTCACAAGGCATATCACTAAATGATTATGCAAATGTTGTTGTGCCATTATTTCTAATGGATGTTTTAAAGAGTTACTTTCTATTTCTGCTTCTGTTGCAGCTGATGAGTGACCTGAAGCCAGATCTCTGTATTGATCAAGGCCCCGTGCCTGGGAACACACCCATTGCATATGCATGCCACTACTACTCACCACAGGTATAGGTTCAGAGAttcactgtacacacaaacactttgattctttttttgtttgtataattAGTCTTCTTTGTTGTAGCACTGTTATTATCGCTCCGATGGACAACTCTACATCGGCGGAATCAAATCTCACAAGTACAACAGCAACCGCTGTCTGGTGGACCCCGGCACTGGAGTCTACCCAGGGCTGTATGAGTGCAAAATGGCCCAGCAGAAGAAGTTCCACATGCTGTGGGATTTTAAACAGGTAAATATTacagttttaaaacacacatccacaccaAAGAGGTCGGCTTGtttggagaaaaagaaatgtgctttattgttgtgttgtcttttattcCCAGAAAGGACCTATCcagaacagagaaacaaagagatgtCTGGAAGTTGCGATGGGTGAAGACGGCTATTACAAACTTGTTGTACAGCAGTGCAGCGGTCAGGGCTGGAAGATACAAAATCTCATCAAAGACCACTGAAAGACTGGTGGGCAGGGCCCAGAAGACAAGATGATGAATGAGCCATTATTACACAAAAACTGAATACCGTGCCAGAGAAAGATCTAGAATGACTGCTTGTCTTTGGGGTGAGTTTACATCTCGTACTGGACGACATGGATCCACAAGAGTCTGACTGTGCGCAAAGTTGTGAACTGGATCACTGAGAGGAGgtgatcatttttatttaattcttgtttttgacaaatgtaaatttgtgacacaaaatatgtgtataatatatttttctttcaaaactgTCCTCATGAACATTTGATGTTGTGTAAAATTCCTTTTGATAATGACAAGATTAGCTGTGGACAACTCTGAATATTCCTCAGAGGATCCTGAATGGCTAGTTTATCATAAAGTTCCTTTGTAGTTTTTCCAGGAAAACTCAGAAACTCGTGTGAGAGTTTTATTATACCTACAGTATCTACCCTCCTATGTCCGATCTCACGATATGATAATGCTTTTCAGCCTATCCTTTAACAAAGACACAGGTGTATCAATGAAACGccttacatttaatttgaattgtTCAAACAAAGGCATAATGGCCTATGTATGTTTGCTTTAGTTCAGCACTATTACAAACATGATTCAAGTCAAACAGGATCCGTTATGGTTTGGCTGTCATGAATGATCAAAGATGAAGGCGTCCCATTTTTTCTGCCACATGACGTGACCCTTGTCCTTCAGATGAGCTGGCAGGGAGCTGTACCTGCAGACAGGAGAAACTTTTAATGAGGAGTAACTCATTGAAATACGGAATTGAAATAATGGAATATTATCGGCAAGGTTAATTGcagtgtttttaagttttctaaCTTACttaatttccattcatttctgatATGAAAATCAACTTACTGAGACCTAAAACCTGCTTAAGATAGGTAATTCATAACAATAGCAGCATTGTCATTCTTGTAAGAAGTCACATTATTGTTGTGCTGCTACAGTTTCAAGCAGGGATCCCTTTGAATTTCTCTTTATGGTGAATTCAAGGATGCTCCAACATCCAAATCCAGAAGACAAAGTACGTAAATATGGGCATTGTGTAAAAGATGATGTTTCTTAGAATAAAAACGTTGCTGTTCAGGGGCCTGTTTCACAAAAGCTTTTGCAATTTGCACATAGATTAGCAAGTCCTACCGGGCTCTGGCATTGGGTTGCAAgtatgctttttgttttcattatgttaaaatgaaaacttGAAATTATCTAATGTGGCAAATTACAGCTTGCATGTTGCAAATTTGGTGAAACTTGCTCTAGGATGGAGCTCCTAAATCTCAGATATTTCAAATGAGACACTgattatattacattaaatattttcCAAAGCCACATACTTTTTCACATACACGTGCATTGGGAGCAATTTTGGGattcagcgtcttgctcaaggacacctcaacatgtggacagaagGAACTGGGCATTAAACTGCCAACCTGCTCTGCCACCCGAGATACAGCTGAACCACACTACATGACCACACAATGACAGAAACAGTAAAAGTGACATTATTCACTGTGAAGTTTCTGCAAGAAGGAGTCtagtgatattctatatttttgttattgtcaacaaatcctacAAAAAGTCTAAAGCCGAAGAAGTGTTaatctgtctctcaatacttcctGGCTTTGCTAAcatgtctgtggctctcagtccCAAGTCCACAttagtctttaaaaacaggtcatgAATATAcactaaataattaaaaaataactaaatgatttcctaaaacagctgggcattctagtttttagtaaatgttactcaaacaggagtaaaggGTGCATTTGCTGGGTactgttttcagctgtggattaatacacagtTTGTTTGGGGTTAAGATTATTTGTGGGTTCAAGTAAACCACAGTGCCCATGTACATCgaaatgaaggaacatgtcacccagtgcaacactgaggctcattgatgtgtttttatatagTTTTTGGACATCAGTGGATCTCTATGGCAGATGTAATTAAGATATAcaaggctttggatacacaggcGATACTTATTAAaggatcaattaattgttttatgggatttgttgacagtaaggaaaatatagaatatcactaGACTTATCCTTTTAAagtctaaaatctaaaaacataTGCTTCGTAAAGGCTGACCCTTTAGATCACAAACAGGCTCGTTTTTGTCTGAAGTAacaaacatgagaaaaataaaaccaactgaTTGTCACCTGATAGAGTTTACAGCCAGCTCTTTCAGAGTGCCAAGGTTTGCTTTTAACCCTCCGATGCCAACAAAGGCTTGATAGAAGTCATAAGAGAGGCCTGTGGTGCCGAACAGAGACGGGTCATCAGAGCTGATCACCATCGGGTGGCCCTCAGACATCAGCACGGCTGCAGGGTGGTTACGAAGGTCCGACACCAGCTTCAGcacctggaggtcagaggtcaaacgcATACGGGTACTTTACATGTGAGAACAGGCATACAGGTGCTGAATCCAAATGTCCAGACTTCACCACACTTACGGACTCTGGGACGTGATGACGTTGAACACGTCACAGTACATATTTTAAAATTTGGGGAGGGCTCAGTCCGCAAGTCCCGAGGGTGGACATTTGGATTCAGCCGTATTCTTTTCTATTGTGCCGATGACAGTAGGTTATCTGACCTGGTTTGAGATGGGGCACAGCTCCACGGCCACGTTTCTTTTCCGAGAAAGCTCTTTGGCAAGTGGATGGTGTGCCAAAGCATAGCCATGCCCAATGCGTGTGGTGTTGAACAGAAGGGCGTCAAGAATGTTTTGATCCACGTCGGTGCCTTCATcttctacaaaacaaaacatacacagtCGAATCAAAGtatatttttaaagatgtttttaaaaacttttgaaatgtattttaggCTTTTGATCGACCAACCTGTCTCCCCGGCGTGAAAGAAGTATGGCAGTGTGACACCCAGTTCAGCTGGCAGAGAAAGTGCCTCCCTGAAGTACCAAAGGGTCCTCCCACTGTCCTCCCTGCCAACCTGCAAAACCATAATGTTGGCTCAAGGAAAACCAAATTAAACTCTAACAACTAGCAAGAGAAATGATTTCCACTTAACAAGAGCTTATTGTTCTTGTCAAATAAGATGTTCAGCAAGACAGATCACTTCTCACCATGTCAAATCCTGCAACAACGTCTGGAAAGTCCTTCTGCAGCTGAATGGCCTCTTTCACGGCAGCTTTGACCTCAGAAGCACTCAGAGCCCtgaagaaaacagcaacaatgaCAGACATGGCTCATTAACaattaatatttacattataaGATGCCTATCTTATGTGGAAGTAGTAGTTGTtgacacatgacacacaacGTCAGGGATCACTtaagtcattaagattcattCTCTCTGTTCAAAACGTCATAGCGATCCATCAAATAGACAGTTCAGTCTGACCTACAgaccatcagcctcagcc
Coding sequences:
- the LOC139304823 gene encoding probable polypeptide N-acetylgalactosaminyltransferase 8 → MRSGWIKGSLLASAVAAALLYLGSIKKEVHTHSERLQRAHHNDSIRGQGMLKRMDKMETDIDRLLNLMNKLEKKEPAPQKNAEVKKERKVVRKLYPNSALFSKWGDELSEEEQKEAEKLFQRYGYNAFLSDRLPLNREIPDTRPSRCAEKKYPEDLPTISVVLIYLDEALSVIKRAIRSIIDKTPARLLKEIILVDDHSSNEDLMEKLDEYISSIHEECPGLVKKVRHSEQLGLTQARLSGWRAAVGDVVAILDAHIEVHVQWAEPLLARIKEDRTVILTPVFDKVNFDDLTLIPYIPAADAFDWALWCMYESFRPEWYTLKDESQPGKSPSIMGILVADRKFFGEIGSLDGGMKIYGGENVELGIRVWLCGGSVEVIPCSKIAHIERAIKPYLPDLSVMVKRNALRVAEVWLDEYKYNVNIAWNLPLENHGIDIGDVSERKKLRERLNCKPFKWYLDNVYPMLDPLHDLLGYGALMSDLKPDLCIDQGPVPGNTPIAYACHYYSPQHCYYRSDGQLYIGGIKSHKYNSNRCLVDPGTGVYPGLYECKMAQQKKFHMLWDFKQKGPIQNRETKRCLEVAMGEDGYYKLVVQQCSGQGWKIQNLIKDH